Part of the Methanobacterium paludis genome is shown below.
GGGCGCGAACCGGATTAGATACCCGGGTAGTCCTGGCCGTAAACGATGTGGACTTGGTGTTGGAATGGCCTCGAGCTGCTCCAGTGCCGAAGGGAAGCTGTTAAGTCCATCGCCTGGGAAGTACGGTCGCAAGACTGAAACTTAAAGGAATTGGCGGGGGAGCACCACAACGCGTGGAGCCTGCGGTTTAATTGGACTCAACGCCGGACATCTCACCAGGGGCGACAGCCGGATGATAGCCAGGTTGATGACCTTGCTTGACAAGCTGAGAGGAGGTGCATGGCCGCCGTCAGCTCGTACCGTGAGGCGTCCTGTTAAGTCAGGCAACGAGCGAGACCCACGCCCTTAGTTACCAGCGGATCCTTCGGGATGCCGGGCACACTAAGGGGACCGCCAGTGATAAACTGGAGGAAGGAGTGGACGACGGTAGGTCCGTATGCCCCGAATCCCCTGGGCTACACGCGGGCTACAATGGCTAGGACAATGGGTTCCAACACCGAAAGGTGGAGGTAATCTCCTAAACCTAGTCTTAGTTCGGATTGAGGGCTGTAACTCGCCCTCATGAAGCTGGAATGCGTAGTAATCGCGTGTCATAACCGCGCGGTGAATACGTCCCTGCTCCTTGCACACACCGCCCGTCACGCCACCCAAAAAGGGTTTGGATGAGGCCCCAATCTTTCGGTTGGGCTCGAATCTAGGTTCTTTGAGGAGGGCGAAGTCGTAACAAGGTAGCCGTAGGGGAACCTGCGGCTGGATCACCTCCTTACACATAAAAAAAATAGGTATGAAAATTTATTTTTTTGTACCTAAAATTTTGGAAAATTTATTTGGGTTTATCTTTTATTCGATTGGCAATCAGACGCTAAAATCGCATGTTTTCTACTGAACTGACTTCATGTGGGCCCGTAGCTCAGACTGGGAGAGCGCCGCCCTTGCAAGGCGGAGGCCCCGGGTTCAAATCCCGGTGGGTCCATCCTTTATTTTATATGTTTATATTAATCTTTATTCGTGCAGCTTGTGTTACTTAGTAATATAAGTGAAGGGATGATCAAAAAAAAATTTGACTCCGTGCATTTGTACAAAAAATAATGAGAAACCTATAACTGGCACTAACTAACTAGAGAAATTTTAGATTTTGTATTATGTTAGAGCATTAGAATAGAAAAATTACTAGCAGCGAAGATTTTTGTATAATGGGTTCATGCAAATATAACGACACTTTAATTTGTGGAAGTATATTTGGAATTTATTTATGAAATTGTGCTACTTAAACCATCTGGGGGATGGCTTGGCTTGAGTTGCCTATGAAGGTCGCGGCAAGCAGCGAAATTGCCTGGGCGAGGAGCATGCATCCTTTGAACCCAGGGTTACCTAATGGGACATCCTATTCCACTCTTTCGGGGGTGGAATGCTCCGTGTAGGAGCGGGAACCTGCCGAATTGAAACATCTTAGTAGGCAGAGGAAGAGAAAGCAAAATTGCGATACCGTGAGTAACGGCGAGCGAAAACGGTGAAGAACAAACTGAATCCCCTTGTGAGAGCTTGGTGGAGATGTGGTGTAGTAAGCCCTGATTTAGAATCCTCCTTGTGTGAAGTTGAAATATGACTGGAATGTCATTTTGCCGTAGAGGGTGATAGCCCCGTAAATGTAAACCAAAAGGATTTTTTCAGTGTTGCTTGAGTATCGTCGGTTGGATATCCGGCGTGAATCTGGGAGGCATCGACTCCTAATTCTAAATACATCTCAAGACCGATAGCGTATTTAGTACCGTGAGGGAAAGCTGAAAAGAACCCCTAAAGGGGGGTGAAAAGAACCTGAAACCAGATGGTGACAGCCTGGCACGGCTTGGAAGGAATGAAGTCTTTCGAAAGAAACCATGGCAACATGGGATTATGAGAAGGTATGGACTAAAGTCGTGTCATCCGTCTTGAAACACGGGCCAGGGAGTTTTTGATTGTGGCGAGACTAAAAAGTTTAGCTTTGTAGTCGTAGGGAAACCAACATGCCCGCAGCGTACTTTATTGTATGTGAGGGGCGGGGTTTTAACCGGCCTAGTAGTCACAGTCATAAGACCCGAAGCCGGTCGATCTAACCCAGGGTAGGATGAAGTCGCTCTTACGAGTGATGGAGGTCCGAAGGGTTGTTGTCGTGCAAAACACTCCCGTAACCTTGGGCTAGTGGTGAAAGGCCAATCAAGGCCGGTGACAGCTGGTTCCTCCCGAAATGACTCTAAGGTCAGCCTGACTGGAGATAGGTGGCGAGGTAGAGCACTAATTGGGTGTTTAGGGGGAGAAATCCCTCGGCATCCTGTAAAACTCCGAACTTGTCACCGTCGTAGAAGGTTGGAGTGAGGGGCGCGGGGTAAGCCTGTGTCCCGAAAGAGAAACAACTCAGACTAAGGTTAAGGTCCCGAAATGCCGGATTAGTGTAAGGGGGTCTTTGGCCCCAGACAATGGGAAGGTGGGCTTAGAAGCAGCCACCCTTTAAAGAGTTCGTAACAGATCACCCATCGAGGTCAAAGGCACCGAAAATGGACGGGATTAAGCCGGCTACCGATACCTTAGAGCACATGTAATTTATTGTGATTTCGTAGGGAGGCGTTCTGTTAGGGTGGAAGCTGGGGTGTGAATTCCAGTGGACCTTTCAGAAATGTGGATCCTGGTAGTAGTAGCAGCAAAGTAAGGTGGGAATCCTTACCGCCGAAGGGGCTAGGGATCCTTGGCAATGTTTGTCAGCCAAGGGTTAGTCGATCCTAAGACCAATGGTAATTCCAATTGGCCGAAAGGGAAACAGGTTAATATTCCTGTACAGTAGAGGTACTTGCGGTGACGCTAAGTTTAGTTTCTGACGCTTTGTGGTAGGCTGAGTGGGATTGTCGTCCTATTTAATTGTTGAAGTCTGGGGAGAGCTGTAATAGCGAGAACCATTGATGAAGGCTTGAATAGCCATCTGTATGGATGGTTCAGTTGATCCATGGAGTCCTTGAAAAGGGAACTAAATTGTATCCTTTATTTCCGTACCGAGATCCGACACAGGTGCCCCTAGCTTAGTAGGCTAAGGCGTGTTAGGGTAAACCAGCTAAGGGAAATCGGCAAAATAGCCCCGTAACTTAGGGAGAAGGGGTGCCAGCTGTGCGAGCAGCTGGTCTCAGTGACAAGGGGGGCCCGACTGTTTAATAAAAACATAGCTCCCAGCTAGCCCGAAAGGGTGTGTACTGGGGGCGACACCTGCCCAGTGCCGGCACGTGAAGCCGGGGTTCAACCCGGTGAAGCGCCGGTAAACGGCGGGGGTAACTATAACCCTCTTAAGGTAGCGAAATGCCTTGCCGGACAAGTACCGGCCTGCATGAATGGTAGAACGAGGTCCCTACTGTCCCTAGCTGGAACCTAGTGAACCTGCTATTCTGGTGCACAAGCCAGAGACTTCCATTGGGAAGCGAAGACCCCGTAGAGCTTTACTGCAGTCTGTCGTTGAAGCTTGGTCATGGGTATGCAGTGTAGGTGGGAGGCTTCGATGCCACGTCGCTAGGCGTGGTTGAGCCGTTGTTGAGACACCACCTTCTTGTGACTGTGTTTCTAACTTGTAAAAGAACACCGGTAGATGGGCAGTTTGGCTGGGGCGGCACGGGCTTGAAAAGATATCAAGCCCGCCCTAAGGTCGGCTCAGGTGGGACAGAGATCCACCGTAGAGTGTAAGGGCAAAAGCCGGCCTGACTGGATTCCCCATAGTACGGAATCCAGAGGCGAAAGCCGGGCCTAACGAACACCATAATCCTCCTCGGTGGGGGTATGGTATGACAGAAAAGCTACCTCGGGGATAACTGGGTGGTCGCAGGCAAGAGCCCATATCGACCCTGCGGCTTGCTACTTCGATGTCGGTTCTTTCCATCCTGGGTGTGCAGCAGCACCCAAGGGTGGGGTTGTTCGCCCATTAAAGGGGAACGTGAGCTGGGTTTAGACCGTCGTGAGACAGGTTGGTTGCTATCTAATGGAAGTGTATGGTTGCTTGAGGGGAAGGTGGCTCCAGTACGAGAGGAACGAGCCGTCGGCGCCTCTGGTCTACCGGTTGTCTGATAAGGCATTGCCGGGCAGCTACGCGCTAGATGATAAAAGCTGAAAGCATCTAAGCTTGAGGTATCCCCTAAAAATAAGCAGCGTTTTAGGGCATGGGTAGAAGACCTGTTTGATGGGACTGGGATGTAAGCTTCGAGGCCTTCTGGGCCGAGTTGTTTAGTCTGCGGTTTCCAACGCCCGATTTGCATGATTTCAGTTTTTATGCAGGTATTTTTTCGTATGTGACTTAATTTTGGAAATTTATGATGTTCTGATATTTTTATGGAATGTTGTTTTTCTGGTTAGGTGTATTCGGTTTTAGGTGGATTTTATTAGAATTTTTTTTGTACAAGTTTGTGTATGGGGTTAGGTTTATATACTTTGTCGAACTGATCCGATTGTATTGGGGATTGGTTTTTGTTTAATGTGTTTGTTTAATGTTTATTTGGTTCGGCGGCCATAGCGGAGGGGTTCACCTGGTCTCGTTTCGATCCCAGAAGTAAAGTCCTCCTGCGTTTTGGATTGTACTGTAGATTAGCGTCTATGGGAACTTTGGAACGCTGCCGACCATCTTTATATTCACAAATTTTTGTTATATTTTTCATGTGTGTTTTTTTATTGTTTACAAAATTTTTTATTGTATTTTTTACAAATATTTTTCATTTAAATTTTTTATTTCGTTATTTTTAGTTTGGGTTTAATTTTTAGTTTATTTAACATAGGGTTTTGTGTATTTTTGATGTTTACCCCCTTTTATTTTAAGGTTTTAGGTGATTTCACGCCTAGAACTGATACTTTAGTTCCTTTGTTTCATAAAGGATTCTGGGTTTATTTAATCCCCCTTTTTTTTGGGGAGAAGGACTTGGACTTTTATGGAACGGGGACAACCCCCCCAAAATTTAAAGAGGGGTCAATCTATTCGTATACATCCTATTTTTCCTGATTCTAGGATGTATTGTACACCAAGTTTCAAGCCTATAATCTGAATTTCTCGTTTTTTTTGTAGAAATGTTTCATACATGAGCCATTACTGACATGAGATGCCTTTCGAATTTCAAGTAATCATGATTTAACTGCAGATACACCGCATTAATTGATTTGATTAATTGATTTGGATTTCTAAAAGTAGTTTTCATATTACTAATTTGATCTATAATAACATATTTATCCAATAAAATAGATACAATTAGGGTAGTTACCAAAGTTATGGGTATTAATTTCATGAAAATGGAAAAAAAGTGTACATTTGTTTATTGCGGGTCATGAAGTAATGTGATAATCATTTAAACTGCGGTGGATTATCAATGAACGCGGGTAAAAAAATATTAATAATGGTTGTGGCAGTAGCATTAGCAATTTCAGGGGTTTACTTAATTGAAAGCAATTACTATTTTTCCCCTCAAAACACCACTTATTCTCCCCAATTAGCAGCTTCAACAGTATATATTGAAAATGGAGTTTCAGGTGTGGTTACGTTAACAGATCCGTTTTTGAACAAAACAATAAATATTAATGTTGTCTCTGATCCAATGGACTCTGGTTCAGGAGTTACCGTGACTAAGGATGGATATATAGTAACAGCATTTCATGTTGTTTCTGATCCTGATACCCTCGACAATCAAGATACACTTAAAAAAATGAATAGCAGTGATATAAACCATTATGTGGAAGAGGCTGCAGTAAGAGAGTACATATCAAATGTTAACCCTCAACTGGGTACCAAACTGCTAAATGGTGATAGTAGTAGTAACTCATATAGTTATGAAACAAATCAACAGGATATAAGTGCAATAACAGAAACATTGAGTCAAAAAAATTTATTAACTGTAAAATCATCTCAACAAGTTATAAAAGTCAAATTTCCTGCATCTGTTAACGGTGGAAACTCACTCAACGCCAGCTTGATTGATGTTGGAAATCCTGGAACCGATGAAGACGTTGCCATACTGAAAGTTAACCCTGTTAACAATAATCTGCCAGTACTTTCTGTTAGCTCACAAAAACCAACAATTGGTGAAAGTGTCAGCATATATGGTTATCCTGGTAATGATAGTGGGAACTATCAAAAAACCCAATCATCTGTAACGCCAAAATCAACATCAGGCTCCTTGATATCAGAAATATCCAGCTATGGAACTGTTTACTATAAAACAAGTGCACCCACAGCTTCAGGTTATAGTGGAGGCCCGGTTTTTAACTCTCAAAATAATGTGATGGGAATCTTAATTTATGGTTCTATAGTTAAACAACAATCAAAAACAGAATCAGGTATATTCCTATCTTCAGATTACATAATACAGATATGCAAAGCTAACAACGTTTCTATTACAGTTGTTTAACATAAAAAGTTCGTTTTATACTTTTGTAATTGTGCCATTTTCTCAAGTTGATCTTGGAATTAATATTATCAATCATGAATCTAATTTTTTTTATGAATCTGATCAAGATATTTTCTATTGAATCAGATCAAGATGAATTAAAGGAGAATGAACCAAATGAACATACCTCAAAAAGTGATAGACATTATTGAGCCAGTTTATGTGATGGAAGGTGCTGGTGTACTCTTGCGCAGGAGTATAGCGACCCAAAGGCTGGATCACCTTGACCCATTCCTACTTTTTGATCACTTTGGATCGGATAACCCTGAAGATTATCTTCCAGGCTTTCCCATGCACCCCCACAGAGGGATCGAGACTGTGACGTATATGTTAAACGGTCAGGTTGTTCACAAAGACAGTCTGGGCAACTCGGGAACTATTGACGGTGGTGATGTCCAGTGGATGACTGCAGGTAGCGGAATTATTCATGAAGAAATGCCAAAACCCCCTGAAAATGGGAGAATGGAAGGATTTCAGCTCTGGGTAAACCTTCCAGCCAAGTTGAAAATGACAACACCACGTTACCAGGAGATTAAATCATCAAAGGTCCCTGAAATTCAACGTGAGGATGGAGTTGTTGTTAGGGTCATCGCAGGTGAGGTAGATGGTGTGAAAGGTGCTATCACTGAAATATACGCTGATCCAGAGTATTTGGACGTATTCCTTCCTGCAGGATGTTCCTTTGAACAGCCCGTTTCCGAGGGTTATTCTGCTTTTGCTTACGTATTTTCTGGAGAAGGGCTTTTTGGTGACCTTGAGTCTGGGACAGCCGTTCAGTCAACTCAGCTTTTAGTGTTTGGTGAGGGAGATTTAGTCAAAGTCTACGCTGACCAAGTTCCAGTCAGGTTCCTCTTAATTTCCGGAAAACCTCTAAACGAGCCAATTGCACGTTATGGTCCCTTTGTGATGAACACCGATGAAGAGATCGAACAGGCCCTTGAAGACCTCAACAATGGCACTTTTGTCAAATAAGCCTTTATTTATCAATTAATTTTTAACATGATTTCATTTGGTAGGAACAGTTTAGCTGATAATAATGCCCACTTTGTTATTGAACTTATTTTTAACGCCCAATTTAAAAACCATAATTATTTATAATTTTTAAGAGATATTTAATAAAAGATTCTTTGGATGTAATAAAAATTGGATTAAGTGGGGGGTTTTAAAATGGCAGAAGGAAGAAATGTTTTTATAGGCATTCTGGCGATAATACTGGGATTAATAGTTATACTGTTCCCAATAGTTAGTGTTGCCACATTCAGTATTCTTGTAGGTGTTGGAATTATTTTCCTGGGTATCTGGTTACTGCTTCAAGGCTTCAATATCTGGGGCAAGAACATGGTAGCCGGAATAGCCGACGTAATATTGGCTATTTTTGCAATAGGGTACGGATTGATATTTGTTGGGAATATTAAAGGACTGGAATTTTTGACATTTTTAGCACTTTACGTTGTGGGAGTTTTCATAATAATAACAGGTTTAACAGCCCTATTTTCTGATAAAGGTGTCAAAGGAAGATCTATTGGTGCTGTAGGGGTTGTGCTGGGTATTTTATTCATGATAATTGGTACATACCTCAGGAATATATTCGTTTTAGCCGGAATAATAGGTGCTTTCCTGATAATTGCAGGAATAATGGAGATTTTTGAGTTAGGAGGAGAAATAGTTCCTGAGACATTGAAGTAGTTATTCATCAATTCTTGGTGTTCCCGTTAATTATTTTCATCTTTTTTTATTTTTGTAAAATCTTGGATATTTCTTAGTTTAAACCAAGTAAAGTTAAAAAACATCAAATTAATAAATAGGAGTTGAATAACATGACAAAAGTGAAAGGAACCAATAAAAGAACAAGACCAAAACCAAAATACAAAAAACCTGGAAGTAAAAGGGGAAGGGGAGTTAAGAAGAGATAACTCATATACTGGACGGCATAGTTTACTTCTCAGTAGTGCTTATATTAGCCAAGTTTCTATTCGAACAGATCTTATTAAAGGATCGTGCAGAATCTTCAAGCATTTGGCCACCAATACAAACTTTAAACAGTGGGGAACAGTCTTATTA
Proteins encoded:
- a CDS encoding S1 family peptidase translates to MNAGKKILIMVVAVALAISGVYLIESNYYFSPQNTTYSPQLAASTVYIENGVSGVVTLTDPFLNKTININVVSDPMDSGSGVTVTKDGYIVTAFHVVSDPDTLDNQDTLKKMNSSDINHYVEEAAVREYISNVNPQLGTKLLNGDSSSNSYSYETNQQDISAITETLSQKNLLTVKSSQQVIKVKFPASVNGGNSLNASLIDVGNPGTDEDVAILKVNPVNNNLPVLSVSSQKPTIGESVSIYGYPGNDSGNYQKTQSSVTPKSTSGSLISEISSYGTVYYKTSAPTASGYSGGPVFNSQNNVMGILIYGSIVKQQSKTESGIFLSSDYIIQICKANNVSITVV
- a CDS encoding pirin family protein; the encoded protein is MNIPQKVIDIIEPVYVMEGAGVLLRRSIATQRLDHLDPFLLFDHFGSDNPEDYLPGFPMHPHRGIETVTYMLNGQVVHKDSLGNSGTIDGGDVQWMTAGSGIIHEEMPKPPENGRMEGFQLWVNLPAKLKMTTPRYQEIKSSKVPEIQREDGVVVRVIAGEVDGVKGAITEIYADPEYLDVFLPAGCSFEQPVSEGYSAFAYVFSGEGLFGDLESGTAVQSTQLLVFGEGDLVKVYADQVPVRFLLISGKPLNEPIARYGPFVMNTDEEIEQALEDLNNGTFVK
- a CDS encoding DUF308 domain-containing protein, which translates into the protein MAEGRNVFIGILAIILGLIVILFPIVSVATFSILVGVGIIFLGIWLLLQGFNIWGKNMVAGIADVILAIFAIGYGLIFVGNIKGLEFLTFLALYVVGVFIIITGLTALFSDKGVKGRSIGAVGVVLGILFMIIGTYLRNIFVLAGIIGAFLIIAGIMEIFELGGEIVPETLK